One genomic region from Lysobacterales bacterium encodes:
- a CDS encoding alkene reductase: MEPNELPHLPLFAPFKLGAIELANRFVMAPLTRNRAGAGRTPTELTVEYYRQRASAGLIITEASQISPMGQGYLDTPGIYSPEQIAGWKRVSDAVHAEGGRIFIQLWHVGRISHSSLLPNGAAPVAPSALAAKSKTFTTEGFLDVSTPRAMSLEDIEATVADYAQAARNAIAAGFDGVEVHAANGYLIDQFLRKSSNRREDAYGGSIENRTRFLAEVMDAVVAAIGAERVGVRFSPVSPFNDVSDPQPQALFERAIERIGAHALAYVHVIEGATGGDREIDPRFDFAALRAKFKGPWMVNNGYDLALADARLASGAADLFCFGRPFISNPDLVRRLREGRELNALDGATLYGGGAQGYTDYPFLPD; the protein is encoded by the coding sequence ATGGAACCGAATGAGCTCCCCCACCTCCCCCTGTTCGCCCCCTTCAAGCTCGGCGCCATTGAGCTTGCCAACCGCTTCGTCATGGCCCCGCTGACCCGCAATCGCGCGGGCGCCGGCCGCACGCCCACCGAGCTCACCGTCGAGTACTACCGCCAGCGCGCCAGCGCCGGCCTGATCATCACCGAGGCCAGCCAGATCTCGCCGATGGGGCAGGGCTATCTGGATACGCCGGGCATCTATTCGCCCGAACAGATCGCCGGCTGGAAGCGCGTCAGCGACGCGGTGCACGCGGAGGGTGGACGCATCTTCATCCAGCTCTGGCACGTGGGCCGCATCTCGCACAGCTCGCTGCTGCCGAACGGCGCGGCGCCAGTCGCGCCGTCCGCGCTCGCTGCGAAGAGCAAGACCTTCACCACTGAAGGTTTTCTGGATGTATCGACGCCGCGCGCGATGAGCCTGGAAGACATCGAGGCCACCGTCGCCGACTACGCCCAGGCTGCGCGCAACGCCATCGCCGCCGGCTTCGACGGCGTCGAAGTGCACGCCGCCAACGGCTATCTGATCGACCAGTTCCTGCGCAAGTCCAGCAACCGGCGCGAGGACGCCTACGGCGGCAGCATCGAGAACCGCACGCGCTTTCTTGCCGAGGTGATGGACGCCGTGGTCGCCGCCATCGGTGCCGAGCGCGTCGGCGTGCGTTTCTCGCCGGTGTCGCCCTTCAACGACGTCAGCGACCCTCAGCCGCAGGCGCTGTTCGAGCGCGCGATCGAGCGCATCGGCGCGCATGCGCTCGCCTATGTGCATGTGATCGAAGGCGCCACCGGCGGCGATCGCGAGATCGACCCGCGGTTCGACTTCGCGGCCCTGCGCGCGAAGTTCAAGGGGCCGTGGATGGTCAACAACGGCTATGACTTGGCGCTGGCCGACGCACGTCTCGCCAGCGGTGCCGCCGACCTGTTCTGCTTTGGCCGCCCCTTCATCAGCAACCCGGATCTGGTGCGGCGCCTGCGCGAGGGTCGCGAGCTGAACGCGCTGGATGGCGCCACCCTGTACGGCGGTGGAGCCCAAGGCTATACCGACTACCCCTTCCTGCCCGACTGA
- a CDS encoding cobyrinate a,c-diamide synthase, with product MAAPASGQGKTSFTAALARAHRRQGRRVRVFKTGPDFLDPQLLARASGAPVGNLDLWMGGEREVRAQLYAAAGEADFILVEGMMGLFDGTPSAADLAQTLGLPVLAVIDANALAQTFGAIALGLARYRPALDFAGVAAVRVASAWHARLLRQSLPAEIPLCGVLPECAAGRLPERHLGLLPAAEIDDLDARIDALADALCAEGLPALPAPVRFEPAAVEPLPPQLRGRRIAVAADAAFCFAYAANRDLLRAAGAELIDFSPLAGDALPDCDAVWLPGGYPELHLEALTIRTDLWAALNAHVEADRPLLAECGGLLALLTRLENGAGQGATLAGLIPGTARLGNRPAGLGLQQVDLPEGRLRGHSFHFARADIGLTPIAHALDPNGAPTAEPVYRRRRLTASFVHLYFPSNPGAACALFKE from the coding sequence ATCGCAGCGCCAGCGTCCGGCCAGGGCAAGACCAGCTTCACAGCCGCACTGGCGCGCGCACACCGGCGCCAGGGACGCCGCGTGCGCGTGTTCAAGACCGGCCCGGACTTCCTCGATCCGCAGCTGCTCGCTCGCGCCAGCGGCGCGCCGGTGGGCAATCTCGATCTGTGGATGGGGGGCGAGCGCGAGGTGCGCGCGCAGCTGTATGCCGCGGCAGGCGAGGCCGACTTCATCCTGGTGGAAGGCATGATGGGCCTGTTCGACGGCACGCCCTCAGCGGCGGATCTGGCGCAGACGCTCGGGCTGCCGGTGCTCGCCGTGATCGATGCCAATGCGCTGGCCCAGACCTTTGGCGCGATCGCGCTGGGCTTGGCGCGCTATCGCCCGGCTCTCGATTTCGCCGGCGTGGCGGCGGTGCGCGTGGCCAGCGCCTGGCATGCGCGGCTGCTGCGCCAAAGCCTGCCCGCAGAGATCCCGCTCTGCGGCGTGCTGCCCGAATGCGCGGCGGGACGGCTGCCCGAGCGGCATCTGGGCCTGCTGCCGGCCGCCGAAATCGACGACCTCGACGCCCGCATCGATGCGCTGGCCGATGCCCTGTGTGCCGAGGGGCTGCCTGCGCTGCCGGCCCCCGTGCGCTTCGAGCCCGCAGCGGTCGAACCGCTGCCGCCACAGCTGCGCGGGCGGCGCATCGCGGTCGCCGCGGATGCGGCCTTCTGCTTCGCGTACGCCGCCAATCGCGACCTTCTGCGCGCTGCGGGCGCCGAGCTGATCGACTTCTCGCCGCTGGCGGGGGATGCGCTGCCCGACTGCGATGCGGTCTGGCTGCCCGGCGGTTATCCGGAGCTGCATCTCGAAGCCCTGACGATACGCACGGACCTGTGGGCCGCGCTGAACGCGCATGTCGAAGCCGATCGACCGCTGCTGGCCGAATGCGGCGGCCTGCTGGCACTGCTCACGCGTCTGGAAAATGGCGCAGGGCAGGGCGCCACGCTGGCGGGGCTGATTCCCGGCACCGCGCGCCTCGGCAATCGACCGGCCGGGCTTGGGCTGCAGCAGGTCGACCTGCCGGAAGGCCGGCTGCGCGGGCACAGCTTCCACTTTGCCCGCGCCGACATCGGGCTCACGCCGATCGCCCACGCGCTTGATCCCAACGGCGCGCCGACTGCCGAGCCCGTGTACCGGCGGCGGCGTCTGACGGCGAGCTTTGTGCACCTCTATTTTCCATCCAATCCCGGCGCGGCCTGCGCCCTGTTCAAGGAGTGA
- the cobU gene encoding bifunctional adenosylcobinamide kinase/adenosylcobinamide-phosphate guanylyltransferase — protein sequence MPGNVREAPRCSLILGGARSGKSAYAERLALESGLQVTYLATATAGDGEMAARIAHHRERRPAHWRTRECARGLASALREEAAPERCLLVDCLTLWVSNLLFEEGELGWQAERAELLDVLPALPGEVLLVSNEVGLGVVPMGAISRRFVDESGRLHQALAAQSGRVVFVAAGLPLALKGALR from the coding sequence ATGCCTGGCAACGTGAGGGAAGCCCCCCGCTGCAGCTTGATTCTCGGCGGCGCGCGTTCGGGCAAGAGCGCCTACGCCGAGCGGCTGGCGCTGGAATCGGGGCTGCAGGTCACCTATCTCGCCACGGCAACGGCCGGTGACGGCGAGATGGCAGCGCGCATCGCCCATCACCGCGAACGCCGGCCTGCGCACTGGCGCACGCGCGAGTGCGCTCGCGGCCTGGCGTCGGCGCTGCGCGAAGAAGCGGCACCCGAGCGTTGCCTACTGGTCGACTGTCTGACCCTGTGGGTGTCGAACCTGCTGTTCGAAGAGGGCGAGTTGGGCTGGCAGGCTGAACGCGCCGAACTGTTGGACGTGCTGCCCGCCTTGCCGGGCGAGGTGCTGCTGGTCAGCAACGAGGTCGGCCTCGGCGTGGTGCCGATGGGGGCAATCTCGCGACGATTCGTGGATGAGAGCGGTCGTCTGCATCAGGCGCTGGCCGCGCAGAGCGGGCGCGTCGTGTTCGTCGCCGCGGGCTTGCCGCTGGCGCTGAAGGGGGCGCTGCGATGA
- the tldD gene encoding metalloprotease TldD — protein sequence MTNALALAESRLLAPAGLEAQQLEHVFARLMSPGIDFADLYFQNSRHESWVLEDGIVKEGSHSIEQGVGLRAISGEKTGFAYSDEIRLPSLLEAAGAARAIARAGHEGTARPLTQHHGRSLYAPVDPIDSLDSESKVRLLREVDAFVRSADARVRQVIVSLVGVVDTVLVARSDGILAGDVRPLVRCNVQVIVEHNGRREQGYAGGGGRVSYPELLQSGRALDFAREALRQALVNLEAVDAPAGSMPVVLGPGWPGVLLHEAVGHGLEGDFNRKGTSTYAGRMGEQVASSLCTIVDDGTLDGRRGSLNVDDEGCATQCTTLIENGRLVGYMQDSLNARLMGVAPTGNGRRESFAHLPMPRMTNTYMRAGESDPEEIIRSVKRGLYAPNFGGGQVDITSGKFVFSASEAYLIEDGRITAPVKGATLIGNGPETMNRVSMVGNDLKLDAGVGICGKDGQSVPVGVGQPTLKIDSMTVGGTRAG from the coding sequence ATGACCAACGCACTCGCCCTCGCCGAATCCCGCCTGCTGGCGCCCGCTGGCCTTGAAGCCCAGCAGCTGGAACACGTGTTCGCCCGCCTGATGAGCCCGGGCATCGATTTCGCCGACCTGTATTTCCAGAACAGCCGCCACGAAAGCTGGGTGCTGGAGGACGGCATCGTCAAAGAAGGCTCGCACAGCATCGAGCAGGGCGTGGGCCTGCGCGCCATCAGCGGTGAGAAAACCGGCTTCGCCTACTCGGACGAGATCCGCCTGCCTTCGCTGCTGGAGGCCGCGGGCGCGGCCCGCGCGATCGCCCGCGCGGGGCACGAGGGCACGGCGCGTCCGCTCACCCAGCATCACGGCCGCAGCCTGTACGCGCCGGTCGACCCGATTGACAGCTTGGACAGCGAGTCCAAGGTGCGCCTGCTGCGCGAGGTCGATGCCTTCGTGCGCAGTGCCGACGCGCGCGTGCGCCAGGTGATCGTGAGCCTGGTCGGCGTGGTCGACACCGTGCTGGTGGCCCGCTCGGACGGCATCCTCGCCGGTGACGTGCGCCCCCTCGTGCGCTGCAATGTGCAGGTGATCGTCGAGCACAACGGCCGCCGCGAGCAGGGCTATGCCGGCGGCGGCGGTCGGGTCAGCTACCCCGAATTGCTGCAGAGCGGCCGCGCGCTGGACTTCGCGCGCGAAGCCCTGCGGCAGGCGCTGGTCAACCTCGAAGCGGTCGATGCGCCGGCCGGCAGCATGCCGGTGGTGCTCGGCCCCGGCTGGCCGGGCGTGCTGCTGCACGAGGCCGTGGGTCATGGCCTGGAAGGCGATTTCAATCGCAAGGGCACCAGCACCTACGCCGGCCGCATGGGCGAGCAGGTGGCATCGAGCCTTTGCACCATCGTCGATGACGGCACGCTCGACGGCCGCCGCGGCTCGCTCAATGTCGACGACGAGGGCTGCGCGACCCAGTGCACCACCCTGATTGAGAACGGCCGTCTGGTCGGCTACATGCAGGACAGCCTGAATGCGCGCCTGATGGGCGTGGCGCCCACCGGCAACGGCCGCCGCGAGAGCTTCGCCCACCTGCCGATGCCGCGCATGACCAATACCTACATGCGCGCGGGCGAAAGCGACCCGGAGGAGATCATCCGCTCGGTCAAGCGCGGCCTGTACGCGCCGAACTTCGGCGGCGGCCAGGTCGACATCACCTCGGGCAAGTTCGTGTTCTCGGCCAGCGAGGCCTATCTGATCGAGGACGGCCGCATCACCGCGCCAGTCAAGGGCGCCACGCTGATCGGCAACGGCCCGGAAACCATGAACCGGGTCAGCATGGTCGGCAATGATCTGAAGCTCGACGCGGGCGTCGGCATCTGCGGCAAGGACGGGCAAAGCGTTCCCGTGGGTGTGGGCCAGCCGACGCTGAAGATCGACTCGATGACCGTCGGCGGCACCCGCGCCGGCTGA
- the cobT gene encoding nicotinate-nucleotide--dimethylbenzimidazole phosphoribosyltransferase: MSWWHGACAQPDRTASNAAQARQRELTKPAGALGRLESTAIELAALQARALPRVDRVWIAVFAGDHGIAAEGVSAYPQVVTGEMLRNFARGGAAISVLARALGAELEVVDLGTVNDPGELPGVRRVRLAPSTANFLVAPALGEAQLLRALAEGAASVARARAAGAELYLGGEMGIGNSSSAAALACALLRESPENLAGRGTGLDSAGLERKRALLRRALLRHAQARTPVEILRAFAGFELAALCGAYIAAARAGLPVLVDGFIATAAALCAVHLNSEVRPWLLFAHCSEEQGHARLLQALHAKPLLDLGLRLGEASGAAVAVPLLRLACELHAGMATFAEAGVSEAAHA, encoded by the coding sequence ATGAGCTGGTGGCATGGCGCCTGCGCGCAGCCCGATCGCACCGCCTCGAATGCAGCGCAGGCGCGTCAGCGCGAGCTGACCAAGCCCGCCGGCGCGCTGGGGCGGCTGGAGTCGACAGCGATCGAACTCGCGGCCCTGCAGGCGCGCGCGCTGCCGCGCGTCGATCGGGTCTGGATCGCGGTCTTCGCTGGCGACCACGGCATCGCCGCCGAGGGCGTATCGGCGTATCCGCAGGTTGTAACCGGCGAGATGCTGCGCAACTTCGCCCGCGGCGGCGCCGCGATCAGCGTGCTGGCACGGGCGCTGGGCGCTGAGCTGGAGGTCGTCGATCTCGGCACGGTGAACGACCCCGGCGAGCTGCCCGGGGTGCGGCGCGTGCGTCTCGCGCCCAGCACGGCGAACTTTCTGGTCGCACCTGCACTCGGCGAAGCCCAGCTGCTGCGCGCCCTGGCCGAAGGTGCGGCCAGCGTGGCGCGCGCCAGGGCTGCAGGTGCCGAGCTGTACCTCGGCGGCGAGATGGGCATCGGCAACAGCAGCTCGGCTGCGGCCTTGGCCTGCGCCCTGCTGCGCGAGTCGCCGGAGAACCTCGCCGGCCGCGGCACCGGACTCGATTCGGCCGGGCTGGAGCGCAAGCGCGCGCTGTTGCGCCGCGCCCTGCTGCGGCATGCGCAGGCGCGCACGCCGGTGGAGATACTCCGCGCATTCGCCGGCTTCGAGCTCGCCGCGCTTTGTGGTGCCTATATCGCCGCGGCACGGGCGGGCCTGCCGGTGCTGGTGGATGGCTTCATCGCGACCGCGGCGGCGCTGTGCGCCGTGCATCTGAATTCGGAAGTGCGGCCCTGGCTGCTGTTCGCGCACTGCTCGGAGGAGCAGGGCCACGCCCGTCTGCTGCAGGCGCTGCATGCGAAGCCTCTGCTCGATCTCGGCCTGCGCTTGGGCGAAGCCAGCGGCGCGGCGGTCGCCGTGCCGCTGCTGCGACTGGCCTGCGAACTCCACGCCGGCATGGCGACCTTCGCCGAAGCCGGCGTCAGCGAGGCGGCGCATGCTTGA
- a CDS encoding histidine phosphatase family protein, which translates to MLELLRHGDTGQTGFRGRLDDALSPLGWVQMEAAVAGRYWQRVLSSPLQRCRRFAESLASRLGVPFGVEPELIEYDFGEWTGRTPAELHAREAEALGRFWADPERYPPPAAEALADFDSRVLAVLQRLASEFPTQRVLAVTHGGFMRIVQCRQRGWPLTRISEIEVPHARLMRVRMDHLNVDARAEA; encoded by the coding sequence ATGCTTGAGCTGCTGCGCCATGGTGATACCGGCCAGACCGGCTTTCGGGGTCGGCTCGACGACGCCCTGAGCCCGCTGGGCTGGGTGCAGATGGAGGCCGCTGTCGCCGGCCGCTACTGGCAGCGCGTGCTCAGCTCGCCGCTGCAGCGCTGTCGGCGCTTCGCCGAGTCACTGGCGTCCCGGCTCGGGGTGCCTTTCGGCGTCGAGCCTGAGCTGATCGAGTACGACTTCGGCGAGTGGACCGGGCGCACGCCGGCCGAGCTGCATGCGCGCGAGGCGGAGGCGCTGGGGCGCTTCTGGGCCGATCCCGAACGCTACCCGCCCCCCGCGGCCGAAGCCTTGGCCGACTTCGACTCTCGGGTGCTCGCCGTGCTGCAGCGTCTGGCCTCGGAGTTTCCCACCCAGCGCGTGCTGGCGGTGACGCACGGTGGCTTCATGCGCATCGTTCAGTGTCGGCAGCGCGGCTGGCCGCTGACGCGGATCAGCGAGATCGAGGTGCCGCATGCGCGGCTGATGCGGGTTCGAATGGATCACTTGAACGTGGACGCACGGGCCGAGGCATGA
- a CDS encoding organic hydroperoxide resistance protein — MTPMYTARATAVGGREGRVTSDDGFIDQQLQLPTGLGGKGGATNPEQLFAAGYAACFEGALRLVARTRGIAISSAKIEAEVDIGKDETSFGLAVRLHAHVGGVDAATAQALADGAHEVCPYSKATRGNIPVTVRGSAA, encoded by the coding sequence ATGACCCCGATGTACACCGCACGCGCCACCGCTGTCGGCGGCCGCGAAGGCCGCGTCACCTCGGACGACGGCTTCATCGACCAGCAGCTGCAGCTGCCGACCGGCCTCGGCGGCAAAGGCGGCGCCACCAACCCCGAGCAGCTCTTCGCCGCCGGCTACGCGGCCTGTTTCGAGGGCGCCCTGCGCCTGGTCGCGCGCACCCGCGGTATCGCGATCAGCAGCGCAAAAATTGAGGCCGAAGTCGATATCGGCAAGGACGAAACCAGCTTTGGTCTGGCCGTGCGTCTGCACGCCCATGTCGGCGGTGTCGATGCCGCGACCGCGCAGGCACTGGCCGACGGTGCGCACGAGGTCTGCCCCTACTCCAAGGCCACCCGCGGCAACATCCCGGTGACCGTGCGCGGCAGCGCGGCCTGA
- a CDS encoding adenosylcobinamide-GDP ribazoletransferase, which translates to MSGFWFALAFLTRLPTPSLDFADRAAQARALVFYPWVGALIGGLLAAAHVAASALGLPDLLRAALLLALWVWISGGLHLDGLADCADAWAGGHADRERTLRILKDPAAGPMGVVAIGLVLLLKFAALAALPAQAWTWLWLLPALGRAAAVLLFLSTPYVRPGGLGEALSRAPAAATRLSLALLGALCLLSGLLGLVVLAVGLAIFLLWRRDCLRRLDGFTGDAAGSLIERVEVATLVAAGLWLGLGL; encoded by the coding sequence ATGAGCGGATTCTGGTTCGCGCTGGCGTTTCTCACCCGGCTGCCGACGCCATCGCTCGACTTCGCGGATCGCGCGGCCCAGGCCCGTGCGCTGGTGTTCTACCCCTGGGTGGGCGCGCTCATTGGCGGCCTTCTGGCGGCGGCGCATGTCGCTGCGTCGGCGCTCGGCCTTCCGGATCTGCTGCGCGCGGCGCTGCTGTTGGCGCTCTGGGTCTGGATCAGCGGCGGCCTGCACCTCGATGGCCTCGCCGACTGCGCGGATGCGTGGGCGGGCGGACACGCCGATCGCGAGCGCACCCTGCGCATCCTCAAGGATCCGGCGGCCGGCCCGATGGGCGTGGTGGCGATTGGCCTGGTACTGCTGCTGAAGTTCGCCGCGCTCGCGGCCCTGCCCGCACAGGCCTGGACCTGGCTGTGGCTGCTGCCGGCGCTGGGTCGGGCCGCCGCGGTGCTGCTGTTCCTCAGCACGCCCTACGTGCGACCCGGCGGGCTTGGCGAAGCGCTGAGCCGCGCGCCGGCTGCCGCCACGCGGCTGTCGCTGGCGCTGCTGGGCGCGCTCTGTCTGCTCTCGGGTCTGCTGGGGCTCGTCGTGCTCGCTGTCGGCCTGGCCATTTTTCTGCTCTGGCGCCGCGACTGCCTGCGTCGGCTCGACGGCTTCACCGGCGATGCGGCGGGCTCACTCATCGAGCGGGTCGAAGTCGCCACCCTCGTCGCCGCTGGCCTCTGGCTCGGCCTCGGGCTGTAG
- the prmC gene encoding peptide chain release factor N(5)-glutamine methyltransferase translates to MNIEDSSAPQGAVEVRTLLREARLRLQGEDAAREAELLLMYALGVTRAWLFAHADEAVAEGEAQRFRALVQQRVEGQPVAYLLGEREFFGLRLKVSPATLIPRPETELLVELALQHLPRRAGLRVLDLGTGSGAIALALAHARPELEVCASDASAAALAVARANAESLGLARLRFQLGSWWTPWAAQRFDLVLSNPPYIEDADPHLGAGDLRFEPRSALASGADGFDDIRAIVSAASAHLQPGGWLLFEHGHAQGEGSRQLLQLAGFSEVGTWQDLEARDRVSGGRWLQT, encoded by the coding sequence ATGAACATCGAGGATTCCAGTGCGCCTCAAGGCGCAGTTGAAGTGCGTACTCTGCTTCGGGAGGCGCGTCTGCGCCTGCAGGGTGAGGACGCCGCGCGCGAGGCCGAGCTGCTGCTCATGTACGCGCTGGGCGTGACGCGCGCCTGGCTGTTCGCGCACGCCGACGAGGCGGTGGCCGAAGGCGAGGCGCAGCGCTTCCGTGCGCTGGTGCAGCAGCGCGTAGAGGGTCAACCGGTGGCCTATCTGTTGGGCGAGCGCGAGTTCTTCGGCCTGCGCCTCAAGGTGAGCCCGGCGACGCTGATCCCGCGGCCGGAGACCGAGCTGCTGGTGGAACTCGCCCTGCAGCATCTGCCGCGTCGCGCCGGCCTGCGCGTGCTGGATCTGGGCACCGGCAGCGGAGCGATTGCGCTGGCGCTGGCGCATGCGCGGCCCGAGCTTGAGGTCTGCGCCAGCGATGCCAGCGCGGCGGCGCTGGCGGTGGCGCGAGCGAACGCCGAGTCGCTCGGCCTTGCACGCCTGCGATTCCAGCTCGGCAGCTGGTGGACGCCGTGGGCTGCGCAGCGCTTTGACCTGGTGCTGAGCAATCCGCCCTATATCGAGGACGCGGATCCGCACCTCGGCGCCGGCGACCTGCGTTTTGAACCGCGCAGCGCGCTGGCTTCGGGCGCGGACGGCTTCGACGACATCCGCGCCATCGTGTCCGCCGCCAGCGCGCACCTTCAGCCCGGCGGCTGGCTGCTGTTCGAGCATGGCCATGCGCAGGGCGAGGGCTCTCGCCAGCTGCTGCAGTTGGCGGGCTTCAGCGAGGTGGGCACCTGGCAGGACCTTGAGGCGCGCGATCGCGTCAGCGGCGGCCGCTGGCTGCAGACGTGA